In Prunus dulcis chromosome 1, ALMONDv2, whole genome shotgun sequence, the following are encoded in one genomic region:
- the LOC117614088 gene encoding putative transferase At1g60990, chloroplastic has translation MASITGDLLLLNPWRSFSYLDQNGAFPWTQTKTKEHKQKHKFTLSSKTTRKGVVLALPFDLSPPPIDHDLLDIVATEGAKVSDDGIVETFDNDDQAFEAADNGVVVADLSHFGRIRVSGEDRIQFLHNQTTANFEYLHEGQGCDTVFVTPTARTIDIAHAWIMKNAVLLVVSPVTLRSISEMLNKYIFFNDKVEIQDITKQTCFFVLVGPKSNQIMEELNLGDLVGQPYGTHQHFSVNGMPITVGVGNVISEKGFSLLMSPAAAGSVWKTILSQGAIPMGSNAWEKLRIFQGRPAPQKELTNEYNVLEAGLWNSISLNKGCYKGQETIARLITYDGVKQRLWAIRLSAPAEVGSLITIDGKKVGKLTSCTSGRKENGYFGLGYIKRQTVSEGDTVIVGDSVPGTVVEVPFLAGQRSPTRSSSS, from the exons ATGGCTTCAATTACAGGTGATCTTCTGCTTCTCAATCCATGGCGTTCCTTCTCTTATCTCGACCAGAACGGTGCGTTTCCCTGGACTCAGACCAAGACGAAGGAACATAAGCAGAAGCATAAGTTCACACTCTCTTCCAAAACGACTAGGAAAGGTGTCGTTTTGGCCTTGCCTTTCGACCTCTCCCCTCCTCCCATCGACCACGACCTCCTG GACATTGTGGCAACTGAAGGGGCAAAGGTTTCCGATGATGGGATTGTCGAAACTTTCGATAACGATGACCAAGCTTTTGAGGCGGCCGATAATGGTGTTGTG GTAGCGGACCTTTCACATTTTGGACGGATAAGAG TTAGTGGAGAAGACCGTATCCAATTTCTTCACAACCAAACAACTGCCAATTTTGAATACCTTCATGAAGGACAG GGATGTGACACCGTTTTTGTTACACCAACAGCTCGGACAATAGATATTGCACATGCGTGGATCATG AAAAATGCAGTACTGTTAGTGGTCTCACCTGTGACTTTGAGAAGTATCTCTGAAATGCTGAATAA GTACATATTCTTTAATGACAAGGTAGAGATTCAAGACATCACTAAGCAAACttgcttctttgttttggtGGGACCTAAAAGCAACCAG ataatgGAAGAGTTAAACCTAGGTGATCTTGTTGGACAGCCATATGGCACACATCAGCATTTTAGT GTTAACGGGATGCCTATAACTGTGGGTGTGGGCAATGTCATTTCTGAAAAGggtttttcacttttgatgTCACCAGCTGCTGCTGGATCAGTCTGGAAAACGATTCTTTCACAGGGTGCAATTCCAATGGGCTCTAATGCATGGGAAAAACTAAGAATTTTCCAAG GAAGGCCAGCTCCTCAGAAGGAGCTTACTAATGAATATAATGTCCTGGAGGCTGGTCTCTGGAATTCGATCTCTTTGAACAAAG GGTGCTACAAGGGACAAGAGACTATAGCTAGACTCATAACATATGACGGAGTTAAGCAAAGACTTTGGGCGATTCGTCTATCTGCCCCGGCAGAAGTTGGCAGCCTCATTACAATTGATGGGAAAAAG GTTGGGAAGCTCACAAGTTGCACATcgggaagaaaggaaaatgggTACTTTGGTTTAGGCTACATCAAGAGGCAAACTGTTTCAGAGGGAGACACTGTAATTGTTGGAGATTCTGTTCCTGGAACAGTGGTAGAAGTACCTTTTCTTGCTGGGCAACGCTCACCGACAAGAAGCTCAAGTTCTTGA
- the LOC117614089 gene encoding protein TIC 214, with protein MLGISNICKGYKSFVMKLSPNHHHKNGQSKFTDNHETTKEEENFTISYPTTPIGSFDHQRSIDDSFFSRRSLSRIGSRRCKTPTPRTFSRSASRSTTPTPTTLLRDMSLRQSSETETSASMSRNMSRRQSSETKTSASISRNMSRRSTSETEFHATLSRNMSRRRPSETEIPSPSPAASSVSAPASPAPASPSRTLSPSASRTSGTSDQPDKPSTPLSRSTSKRSPTPIVFSRTTARKKAPPVEKRLGFTLEQLCHGCVKKIKLTRDVINDAGIIVQEEEILQINVQPGWRKGTKITFQGKGDEKPGYLPADIVFLIDEKRHPLYKRSDRDDLEMAVEIPLVDALGGCSFPVPLLGGDKMKLSFDDIIYHGYEKVIQGQGMPLLKEPTRRGDLRITCLINFPTTLSDEERAEAINILQNCSYD; from the exons ATGCTCGGAATATCCAATATTTGCAAAGGATACAAATCCTTTGTTATGAAATTGTCCCCCAACCACCATCACAAGAATGGACAATCCAAGTTTACAGACAATCATGAAACCACCAAG GAGGAAGAAAATTTTACAATTAGTTACCCAACAACACCAATAGGCAGTTTTGATCATCAACGAAGTATTGATGATAGCTTCTTCTCACGTCGAAGTCTTTCAAGGATTGGGAGTAGAAGATGTAAAACACCCACCCCGAGGACCTTCTCAAGAAGTGCAAGCCGGAGCACCACCCCGACGCCGACGACATTATTGAGAGATATGAGTCTAAGGCAATCGTCAGAGACCGAAACCTCTGCCTCAATGTCAAGAAATATGAGTCGAAGGCAATCGTCAGAGACCAAAACCTCTGCCTCAATATCAAGAAATATGAGCCGACGGAGCACCTCAGAGACTGAATTTCATGCCACTCTATCAAGGAATATGAGCCGGAGACGCCCATCTGAGACTGAAATACCCTCTCCATCACCCGCAGCCTCTTCAGTGTCAGCACCTGCCTCTCCGGCGCCTGCCTCTCCATCGCGGACTCTATCACCTAGTGCCAGTAGAACATCAGGCACGTCTGATCAACCGGACAAACCTTCCACACCTCTGTCAAGAAGTACTAGCAAGAGGAGCCCAACCCCTATCGTGTTCTCTCGGACAACTGCACGAAAGAAAGCTCCTCCAGTTGAGAAGAGGCTTGGATTCACACTCGAGCAGTTGTGCCATGGATGTGTAAAGAAGATCAAGCTTACAAGAGATGTCATTAACGATGCCGG GATTATTGTCCAAGAAGAGGAAATACTGCAAATAAACGTGCAGCCTGGATGGAGGAAAGGTACGAAGATTACATTCCAAGGAAAAGGAGATGAGAAACCAGGGTACCTCCCTGCTGACATAGTCTTCTTGATAGATGAAAAGCGGCATCCCTTGTACAAAAGATCAGACCGCGATGACTTGGAAATGGCTGTTGAGATTCCTCTGGTGGATGCACTGGGGGGCTGCTCATTTCCAGTTCCTCTGTTAGGAGGGGACAAAATGAAACTCTCATTCGATGACATCATATATCATGGCTACGAAAAGGTCATCCAAGGACAAGGCATGCCATTGCTTAAGGAACCAACAAGGAGAGGTGACCTCCGGATCACGTGTCTAATAAACTTTCCGACAACTTTGAGTGATGAAGAACGTGCAGAAGCTATCAACATTCTACAAAATTGTTCTTATGATTAA
- the LOC117616018 gene encoding protoheme IX farnesyltransferase, mitochondrial: protein MWRNSLRFSPKLVISNNSLHLSSISSSAANDVARPPLLSHSFSQSYSYSPSPSPSDSLKLGFQRPDGFRALSAATAVDLASGASKASYWARHYGRCYWELSKARLSMLVVATSGTGFVLGSGHAIDFSGLCWTCAGTMMVAASANSLNQVFEKNNDAKMNRTKQRPLPSGRITIPHAVTFASAAGLAGTALLASQANMLAAGLAASNLILYAFVYTPLKQIHPVNTWVGAVVGAIPPLLGWAAAAGQVSLNAMLLPAALYFWQIPHFMALAYLCRNDYAAGGFRMLSLADASGQKTALVALRNCVYLIPLGFLAYDGGMTSGWFCLESTLLTLAITATAFSFHRDRTTHKARKMFHASLLYLPVFMSGIMFHRLSDNQQCLTEENSESSVELSLSSQDRNVNSKNKLRNSTDRTQVRPPVSYASIAPFPFLPVPSYVSS, encoded by the exons ATGTGGAGGAACTCGCTGAGATTCTCGCCCAAGCTCGTAATATCCAACAACTCATTGCACCTCTCTTCCATTTCCTCCTCGGCAGCGAACGACGTCGCTCGACCACCACTGCTCTCTCACTCTTTCTCCCAATCCTACTCTTACTCCCCCTCACCTTCACCTTCAGATTCTCTGAAGCTAGGGTTTCAGCGCCCCGATGGATTCCGAGCACTCTCGGCGGCTACTGCTGTTGATCTCGCGTCTGGGGCCTCCAAAGCTTCGTACTGGGCTCGCCACTATGGTCGCTGCTATTGGGAGCTCTCCAAAGCTCGCCTCAG CATGCTAGTTGTTGCAACTTCTGGAACTGGATTTGTTCTTGGAAGTGGCCATGCCATTGATTTTTCTGGACTTTGTTGGACATGTGCTGGTACCATGATGGTTGCAGCATCTGCTAATTCTTTAAATCAG GTGTTTGAGAAGAATAATGATGCCAAAATGAATAGAACGAAGCAAAGACCACTTCCATCAGGACGCATTACGATACCTCATGCAGTCACCTTTGCATCTGCTGCTGGTTTAGCTGGCACTGCTTTGTTGGCAAGCCAG GCTAATATGTTGGCAGCTGGACTTGCAGCTTCAAATTTAATACTTTATGCATTTGTATATACTCCGTTGAAGCAGATTCACCCAGTAAATACATGGGTTGGTGCGGTTGTTGGTGCTATTCCTCCACTTTTAGG TTGGGCTGCAGCTGCTGGCCAGGTTTCCCTCAATGCAATGCTTCTCCCAGCTGCTTTATACTTTTGGCAAATACCTCATTTTATGGCCCTTGCATACCTGTGCCGTAATGACTATGCCGCTGGAGG GTTTAGGATGCTCTCCCTTGCTGATGCTTCTGGTCAGAAAACAGCCTTAGTAGCTTTAAGGAATTGTGTATACCTGATCCCTTTGGGATTCTTGGCCTATGATG GGGGTATGACTTCTGGATGGTTTTGTCTTGAATCTACTCTTCTTACTCTCGCAATAACTGCAACGGCATTTTCATTCCATCGGGACCGCACTACACATAAAGCTAGGAAGATGTTTCATGCCAGCCTTCTGTATCTTCCTGTATTCATGTCAGGGATTATGTTTCACCGTCTCTCTGATAATCAACAATGCCTTACTGAAGAGAATTCAGAGAGTAGTGTTGAGCTTTCATTGTCCTCACAAGATAGAAATGTCAACTCAAAGAATAAGCTGAGGAATTCCACTGATAGAACACAAGTGCGGCCACCTGTATCATATGCCTCTATTGcaccatttccatttctccCGGTTCCTTCATATGTTTCTTCGTGA
- the LOC117613150 gene encoding pentatricopeptide repeat-containing protein At4g32450, mitochondrial-like isoform X1, giving the protein MWRRMVFLPSAQLQTLASSSASWRSSCLKLSFQPLISSSSSSMMPCQRCAALSSSRATFTSSSSASAFATGHEHDDIEAENEVDNLTTLQQKLNGARADGSRDPQQSSNQYNQSYNGVFWRNTGNMNNVVQQDGNFSGHYRQENGGLLQSPKLDGRNLGNGSIENPYASRQEGSIEVRQNPNAFGLQGNLGSQGNLNQNDIQHFAQNQQNLNGYYTRNDVMRHQNSSYGQYQQNPSCGQYQQNPIYGQNQPNPSYGKYHQAPSCGQYQQAPTSYGQQSQHVGQYQTNPDPFQNTIVDSQVASESKSERKLIEASESSPYSGTLEELDKFCKEGKVKEAVEILGMLEKQQVQVDLRLYFQLMQACGEAKALEEAKFVHENITRLLSPLNVSTYNRILEMYSKCGSMDSAFMVFNKMPNRNLTSWDIMITWLAKNGLGEDAIDLFTEFKKAGLKPDGQMFIGVFYACSVLGDTTEGLLHFESMSKDYGIVLSMDHYVSVVDMLGSTGYLEEALEFIEKMPLEPNVDVWKTLMNLCRVHGQLELGDRCAELVEQLDASSLNEQSKAGLVPVKDSDLVKEKEKKKLAAQNLLEVRSRVHEYRAGDTSHPENDKIYAQLRGLREQMKEAGYIPETRFVLHDIDQEGKEDALLAHSERLAVAYALLSSPARSPVRVIKNLRVCGDCHNALKIISKIVGRELIMRDAKRFHHFKDGLCSCRDYW; this is encoded by the exons ATGTGGAGGCGAATGGTATTTCTGCCATCAGCTCAGTTGCAAACCCTTGCCTCATCATCAGCTTCATGGAGATCCTCATGCCTCAAACTCAGCTTTCAACCCCTcatctcttcatcttcctcttccatgATGCCATGTCAGAGATGCGCTGCTCTCTCCTCATCCCGCGCCACCTTCACTTCCTCTTCCAGTGCATCTGCCTTTGCTACAGGTCACGAGCACGATGACATTGAGGCTGAGAATGAGGTTGACAACTTAACTACA TTGCAACAGAAACTAAATGGGGCTCGTGCAGATGGTTCAAGGGATCCCCAGCAGAGCTCAAATCAGTATAATCAAAGTTACAATGGGGTTTTCTGGAGAAACACAGGCAACATGAATAACGTAGTTCAACAAGATGGAAATTTTAGTGGGCATTATCGGCAAGAAAATGGAGGGCTGCTGCAGAGCCCTAAACTGGATGGGAGAAATTTAGGAAATGGAAGTATAGAGAATCCTTATGCATCTCGGCAGGAGGGATCTATAGAAGTCAGACAGAACCCAAATGCTTTTGGTTTACAAGGCAATTTAGGGTCTCAGGGAAACCTAAATCAGAATGATATCCAACattttgcacaaaatcagcaAAATTTAAATGGTTACTACACAAGGAATGACGTGATGCGTCATCAGAACTCTAGTTATGGACAGTATCAGCAGAACCCTAGTTGTGGACAATATCAACAGAACCCTATTTATGGACAAAATCAGCCGAATCCTAGTTATGGAAAATATCATCAAGCCCCTAGTTGTGGACAATATCAACAAGCCCCTACAAGTTATGGGCAGCAAAGCCAACATGTTGGACAATATCAAACAAATCCGGATCCTTTTCAAAATACAATAGTGGATTCTCAAGTAGCAAGTGAGTCTAAATCTGAAAGAAAGCTTATTGAGGCTTCTGAAAGTAGCCCATATAGTGGTACTCTTGAAGAGTTGGATAAGTTTTGCAAGGAGGGCAAAGTGAAGGAGGCTGTGGAGATCTTGGGTATGCTAGAGAAGCAGCAGGTTCAGGTGGATTTGCGTCTATATTTTCAGTTAATGCAGGCATGCGGGGAGGCTAAAGCTCTAGAAGAAGCAAAATTTGTTCACGAAAACATTACAAGATTACTGTCTCCCTTAAACGTGAGTACATACAACAGAATTTTGGAGATGTATTCCAAGTGTGGTTCTATGGACAGCGCATTTATGGTTTTCAACAAGATGCCAAACCGCAATTTGACATCTTGGGACATTATGATAACATGGCTTGCTAAGAATGGCCTTGGGGAAGATGCCATTGATTTATTTACTGAGTTCAAGAAAGCAGGTCTGAAACCTGATGGCCAAATGTTTATTGGTGTTTTCTATGCCTGTAGTGTATTGGGAGATACTACAGAAGGACTGCTGCATTTTGAATCAATGAGCAAAGATTATGGCATTGTCCTGAGTATGGATCATTATGTGAGTGTAGTAGATATGCTAGGAAGTACAGGCTATCTGGAAGAAGCTTTGGAGTTCATTGAAAAGATGCCATTGGAACCTAACGTCGATGTTTGGAAGACCTTGATGAATCTCTGCAGAGTTCATGGGCAGTTGGAGCTCGGGGATCGGTGTGCTGAGCTTGTTGAGCAGCTAGATGCCTCCAGCTTAAATGAGCAATCAAAGGCTGGCCTTGTTCCTGTAAAAGATTCAGACCTTgtaaaggagaaagagaagaaaaaattagcAGCCCAAAATCTTTTAGAAGTCAGGAGCCGAGTCCATGAATATCGAGCAGGAGATACATCTCATCCTGAGAATGATAAGATTTATGCTCAACTTAGGGGTTTAAGGGAACAAATGAAGGAGGCGGGTTACATTCCAGAGACTAGATTCGTATTACATGACATAGATCAGGAAGGCAAGGAAGATGCTCTGCTTGCCCATAGTGAGAGACTTGCTGTTGCTTATGCCCTCCTCAGCAGCCCAGCTCGTTCACCTGTTAGGGTAATCAAGAATCTTCGTGTTTGTGGTGATTGCCATAATGCATTGAAGATCATCTCAAAAATTGTAGGCAGAGAACTCATCATGCGAGATGCTAAGAGATTCCACCATTTCAAAGATGGCTTGTGCTCTTGTCGAGATTATTGGTGA
- the LOC117613150 gene encoding pentatricopeptide repeat-containing protein At4g32450, mitochondrial-like isoform X2, with translation MWRRMVFLPSAQLQTLASSSASWRSSCLKLSFQPLISSSSSSMMPCQRCAALSSSRATFTSSSSASAFATGHEHDDIEAENELQQKLNGARADGSRDPQQSSNQYNQSYNGVFWRNTGNMNNVVQQDGNFSGHYRQENGGLLQSPKLDGRNLGNGSIENPYASRQEGSIEVRQNPNAFGLQGNLGSQGNLNQNDIQHFAQNQQNLNGYYTRNDVMRHQNSSYGQYQQNPSCGQYQQNPIYGQNQPNPSYGKYHQAPSCGQYQQAPTSYGQQSQHVGQYQTNPDPFQNTIVDSQVASESKSERKLIEASESSPYSGTLEELDKFCKEGKVKEAVEILGMLEKQQVQVDLRLYFQLMQACGEAKALEEAKFVHENITRLLSPLNVSTYNRILEMYSKCGSMDSAFMVFNKMPNRNLTSWDIMITWLAKNGLGEDAIDLFTEFKKAGLKPDGQMFIGVFYACSVLGDTTEGLLHFESMSKDYGIVLSMDHYVSVVDMLGSTGYLEEALEFIEKMPLEPNVDVWKTLMNLCRVHGQLELGDRCAELVEQLDASSLNEQSKAGLVPVKDSDLVKEKEKKKLAAQNLLEVRSRVHEYRAGDTSHPENDKIYAQLRGLREQMKEAGYIPETRFVLHDIDQEGKEDALLAHSERLAVAYALLSSPARSPVRVIKNLRVCGDCHNALKIISKIVGRELIMRDAKRFHHFKDGLCSCRDYW, from the exons ATGTGGAGGCGAATGGTATTTCTGCCATCAGCTCAGTTGCAAACCCTTGCCTCATCATCAGCTTCATGGAGATCCTCATGCCTCAAACTCAGCTTTCAACCCCTcatctcttcatcttcctcttccatgATGCCATGTCAGAGATGCGCTGCTCTCTCCTCATCCCGCGCCACCTTCACTTCCTCTTCCAGTGCATCTGCCTTTGCTACAGGTCACGAGCACGATGACATTGAGGCTGAGAATGAG TTGCAACAGAAACTAAATGGGGCTCGTGCAGATGGTTCAAGGGATCCCCAGCAGAGCTCAAATCAGTATAATCAAAGTTACAATGGGGTTTTCTGGAGAAACACAGGCAACATGAATAACGTAGTTCAACAAGATGGAAATTTTAGTGGGCATTATCGGCAAGAAAATGGAGGGCTGCTGCAGAGCCCTAAACTGGATGGGAGAAATTTAGGAAATGGAAGTATAGAGAATCCTTATGCATCTCGGCAGGAGGGATCTATAGAAGTCAGACAGAACCCAAATGCTTTTGGTTTACAAGGCAATTTAGGGTCTCAGGGAAACCTAAATCAGAATGATATCCAACattttgcacaaaatcagcaAAATTTAAATGGTTACTACACAAGGAATGACGTGATGCGTCATCAGAACTCTAGTTATGGACAGTATCAGCAGAACCCTAGTTGTGGACAATATCAACAGAACCCTATTTATGGACAAAATCAGCCGAATCCTAGTTATGGAAAATATCATCAAGCCCCTAGTTGTGGACAATATCAACAAGCCCCTACAAGTTATGGGCAGCAAAGCCAACATGTTGGACAATATCAAACAAATCCGGATCCTTTTCAAAATACAATAGTGGATTCTCAAGTAGCAAGTGAGTCTAAATCTGAAAGAAAGCTTATTGAGGCTTCTGAAAGTAGCCCATATAGTGGTACTCTTGAAGAGTTGGATAAGTTTTGCAAGGAGGGCAAAGTGAAGGAGGCTGTGGAGATCTTGGGTATGCTAGAGAAGCAGCAGGTTCAGGTGGATTTGCGTCTATATTTTCAGTTAATGCAGGCATGCGGGGAGGCTAAAGCTCTAGAAGAAGCAAAATTTGTTCACGAAAACATTACAAGATTACTGTCTCCCTTAAACGTGAGTACATACAACAGAATTTTGGAGATGTATTCCAAGTGTGGTTCTATGGACAGCGCATTTATGGTTTTCAACAAGATGCCAAACCGCAATTTGACATCTTGGGACATTATGATAACATGGCTTGCTAAGAATGGCCTTGGGGAAGATGCCATTGATTTATTTACTGAGTTCAAGAAAGCAGGTCTGAAACCTGATGGCCAAATGTTTATTGGTGTTTTCTATGCCTGTAGTGTATTGGGAGATACTACAGAAGGACTGCTGCATTTTGAATCAATGAGCAAAGATTATGGCATTGTCCTGAGTATGGATCATTATGTGAGTGTAGTAGATATGCTAGGAAGTACAGGCTATCTGGAAGAAGCTTTGGAGTTCATTGAAAAGATGCCATTGGAACCTAACGTCGATGTTTGGAAGACCTTGATGAATCTCTGCAGAGTTCATGGGCAGTTGGAGCTCGGGGATCGGTGTGCTGAGCTTGTTGAGCAGCTAGATGCCTCCAGCTTAAATGAGCAATCAAAGGCTGGCCTTGTTCCTGTAAAAGATTCAGACCTTgtaaaggagaaagagaagaaaaaattagcAGCCCAAAATCTTTTAGAAGTCAGGAGCCGAGTCCATGAATATCGAGCAGGAGATACATCTCATCCTGAGAATGATAAGATTTATGCTCAACTTAGGGGTTTAAGGGAACAAATGAAGGAGGCGGGTTACATTCCAGAGACTAGATTCGTATTACATGACATAGATCAGGAAGGCAAGGAAGATGCTCTGCTTGCCCATAGTGAGAGACTTGCTGTTGCTTATGCCCTCCTCAGCAGCCCAGCTCGTTCACCTGTTAGGGTAATCAAGAATCTTCGTGTTTGTGGTGATTGCCATAATGCATTGAAGATCATCTCAAAAATTGTAGGCAGAGAACTCATCATGCGAGATGCTAAGAGATTCCACCATTTCAAAGATGGCTTGTGCTCTTGTCGAGATTATTGGTGA
- the LOC117614296 gene encoding putative pentatricopeptide repeat-containing protein At1g77010, mitochondrial: MSMDVHSLFRILHSCNTHHSIYLGKQLHLICLKKGIINSAVAFGNRLLQMYVKCGRMTDALKLFDDMPQRNCFSWNTLIEGYTKSGDLEKSLQLFEEMPRKDDFTWNLIVSGFAKVGNLEIAHSLFDDMPRRNWVVWNSMIHGYSKKGCPRDALRLFQDLSSDGLTWSHEYKFVLATVIGACGDLFALGCGKQVHARIFIDEVEFDSVLASSLINLYGKCGDLDSASHVFNMMKEPDDYSLSALISGYGNCGRMDDARRIFDTKSNPDVALWNSLISGYVNSNENIGALVLFSEMLKNGVHGNSFTLASVLTAISISGILKQAEQMHTHACKVGLIGNVIVASAILDAYSKRGSPNNACRLFSELKAFDTILLNSMITVYSNCGRVEDAKQIFKAMPSKSLISWNSMIVGLSQNGCPIEALDLFRQMNKLDLAMDKFSLASVLSSCATTSLLEYGEQVFARTTKIGLDCNEIVCNSLVDLYCKCGFVKNGRELFDRMTKSNEVAWNSMLIGYATNGYGIEALALFNEMRLAGVEPNEITFTGVLSACDHCGLVEEGRKWFSKMKQDYHIDPGIEHYACMIDLFSRAGFLEEAVNLVEVMPFKADASILSSVLRGCVAHEHKDLGKKMAERIIELDSGNSGAYVQLSNIFANVKEWEGSAQVRQVMRDKRVEKNPGFSWSDC; the protein is encoded by the coding sequence atgagcaTGGACGTGCACTCTTTGTTTCGCATACTGCATTCATGCAACACCCACCATTCAATATACTTAGGAAAACAGCTCCACCTTATTTGTCTCAAAAAGGGTATCATAAATTCTGCTGTTGCATTCGGAAACCGTCTTCTACAAATGTATGTGAAATGCGGTAGGATGACCGATGCACTGAAGTTGTTTGATGATATGCCCCAAAGAAACTGTTTCTCGTGGAACACACTGATTGAAGGTTATACAAAATCTGGGGACCTAGAAAAATCTTTACAGTTGTTTGAGGAAATGCCCCGTAAGGATGATTTTACGTGGAACTTGATTGTTTCCGGGTTTGCAAAAGTGGGTAACCTGGAAATTGCTCATAGTTTGTTTGATGACATGCCTAGGAGAAATTGGGTTGTCTGGAATTCTATGATTCATGGTTATTCCAAGAAGGGATGCCCTAGAGATGCTTTAAGGCTTTTCCAGGATTTGAGTTCGGACGGGTTGACATGGTCACATGAATATAAGTTTGTGTTGGCTACTGTCATTGGAGCTTGTGGTGATTTGTTTGCGCTTGGTTGTGGTAAGCAAGTCCATGCACGCATTTTTATTGATGAAGTGGAATTTGACTCTGTTTTGGCTAGttctttgattaatttgtaCGGGAAGTGTGGGGATTTAGATAGTGCAAGCCACGTTTTCAATATGATGAAGGAACCAGATGATTACTCTCTCTCAGCCCTGATTTCAGGTTATGGAAACTGTGGTAGAATGGACGATGCAAGGAGAATTTTCGATACAAAAAGTAATCCAGATGTTGCATTATGGAATTCATTGATTTCTGGATACGTTAACAGTAATGAAAACATTGGAGCATTAGTTCTATTCAGTGAAATGCTGAAGAATGGTGTTCACGGGAATTCATTTACACTTGCAAGTGTTTTGACTGCCATTAGTATCTCAGGCATCCTTAAACAGGCTGAACAAATGCACACACATGCTTGCAAAGTTGGGCTGATTGGTAATGTTATTGTTGCTAGTGCTATTCTTGATGCATACTCCAAGCGTGGAAGTCCTAACAACGCTTGCAGATTGTTTAGTGAGCTCAAAGCCTTTGACACAATATTGCTTAATTCTATGATCACTGTGTATTCAAATTGCGGCAGAGTTGAAGACGCAAAACAGATTTTCAAGGCAATGCCAAGTAAAAGCTTGATATCATGGAATTCGATGATTGTAGGCCTTAGTCAAAATGGCTGTCCGATTGAAGCATTAGATCTTTTCAGACAGATGAATAAGCTGGACTTGGCGATGGACAAGTTTAGCCTCGCTAGTGTGCTCAGTTCATGTGCCACTACATCGTTGCTTGAATATGGTGAACAGGTCTTTGCTAGAACTACCAAAATCGGGCTTGATTGCaatgaaattgtttgtaaCTCGCTTGTTGATTTGTATTGCAAGTGTGGTTTTGTTAAAAATGGGCGAGAATTATTTGACAGAATGACCAAGTCCAACGAAGTCGCTTGGAATTCTATGTTGATTGGTTACGCTACAAATGGTTATGGAATTGAAGCACTAGCTCTTTTCAATGAAATGAGGCTTGCTGGTGTGGAACCCAATGAAATTACTTTCACAGGGGTTTTGTCTGCCTGTGACCATTGTGGGTTGGTTGAAGAGGGAAGAAAATGGTTTTCTAAGATGAAACAGGATTATCATATCGATCCAGGCATCGAACACTACGCTTGCATGATTGATCTTTTCTCCCGTGCTGGTTTCCTCGAGGAAGCAGTGAATCTAGTTGAAGTGATGCCTTTTAAGGCAGATGCAAGCATATTGTCTTCAGTCTTAAGAGGTTGTGTGGCTCATGAACACAAGGATCTTGGTAAGAAAATGGCAGAGCGAATCATTGAGCTTGATTCTGGGAACTCTGGTGCTTATGTTCAGCTGTCTAACATATTTGCAAACGTAAAAGAGTGGGAAGGATCTGCACAGGTTAGACAAGTGATGAGAGATAAGAGAGTAGAAAAAAATCCTGGTTTCAGCTGGTCTGATTGTTGA